In Ictalurus punctatus breed USDA103 chromosome 3, Coco_2.0, whole genome shotgun sequence, the following are encoded in one genomic region:
- the LOC124628962 gene encoding uncharacterized protein LOC124628962 yields the protein MDRTLQYLLEASLQQHAVTQQLAESLQVAIQTLIAMRTEAPAASVPLPDASSEIRRLLPPLGPEEDLEAYFEAFESIARREGWDREDWPRALGPLLTGEARTAYYALEPEEAADYLAMKEGVLAWCGQTPGQAATEFHRWVYRPGARPRCQMSALIRITKRWLRPDRHTASEVAEKVAVDRFLRALPRAERQAVGAHATTTPQELLTVLERTLATLELDPGEQQHLDRPLGAQGPRSDRQTRPCTWRNPQGAPTWEHPRDESMPTEPEREAARLLTKPWLAGCALHQQQPPEAPSLTVWVEGRPVTALLDTGSTVTLAQPSILPDGRRPSGTLTMTCVHGDTREVPAAEVQIRGEAGTWPLQVGIIPKLPVLLLLGRDWPGFRVVPRAEPRRSRRRVKGQARIDRVGPIVREAGLTANPKKCHPGLTEAQYLGYRIGRGMLKPQLKKIEAVKDYLRPTSKNQVRAFLGLAGYYRRFVPNFSAVASPLSDLTKKGQPDQVRWTADAERAFQALKGALTDTLWAHHRAAVGSELRGGYCRDRQSAGAHKKEIAPSPTAAPARRGQLPAEHSASRKDRRGRAGLTRLRPVIGGSNGEVPPLRRRRRRIKGHASGREGEENIVASRRTPRHKRGRDRRIVGVAHTEDAGPGKPPPRLGNPASAPSRLRRPSRLHKTPRLSTYNPFTSP from the exons atggACCGCACCCTGCAATACCTGCTGGaggccagcctccagcagcacgctgtgacacagcagctcgccgagAGCCTTCAGGTCGCCATACAGACACTGATCGCCATGAGGACTGAGGCCCCCGCCGCCTCCGTGCCTCTCCCCGACGCAAGCAGTGAGATCCGCCGCCTACTACCCCCCCTCGGCCCCGAAGAGGACCTCGAGGCGTACTTCGAAGCCTTCGAGAGTATCGCCCGCCGGGAGGGGTGGGACCGTGAAGATTGGCCACGCGCCCTTGGCCCACTACTCACGGGAGAGGCCCGaacagcctactatgccctcgagccGGAGGAGGCCGCAGACTACCtggcgatgaaggagggagtcctggcatggtgtggccAAACCCCTGGCCAGGCAGCTACTGAATTCCATCGCTGGGTTTATCGACCAGGTGCCCGACCACGGTGCCAGATGAGCGCCCTTATCCGGATCACCAAACGATGGCTCCGGCCGGATCGGCATACCGCCTCGGAGGTGGCAGAGAAAGTGGCGGTCGACCGTTTCCTGAGGGCGCTACCacgggcagagagacaggctgtgGGGGCACACGCCACAACTACGCCCCAGGAACTCCTGACTGTCCTGGAGCGAaccttggccaccctggagctcgaccccggggagcagcagcacctcgatcGGCCCCTCGGTGCCCAGGGCCCCCGGTCCGACCGCCAGACCCGGCCCTGCACCTGGAGGAACCCCCAGGGGGCGCCCACTTGGGAACACCCCCGAGATGAGTccatgcctacagagccggagagggaagccGCCCGGCTGCTGACAAAACCATGGCTCgcaggctgcgccctccatcagcagcaaccgccggaggcgccctccttgacggtgtgggtcgaagggagaccagtaaccgccctactggacaccgggagcacggtgaccctcgcCCAGCCGTCCATCCTGCCTGACGGGCGCCGCCCAAGCGGGACGCTCACCATGACCTGtgtccatggggacacccgggaagtCCCCGCAgccgaggtccagatccggggcGAAGCCGGCACCTGGCCCCTTCAGGTCGGAATCATCCCCAAACTCCCCGTGCTCCTCCTCCTGGGACGAGACTGGCCCGGATTCCGGGTGGTACCGAGAGCCGAGCCCCGGAGATCGCGGCGACGTGTGAAGGGGCAAGCAaggattgacagggtgggccCCATCGTCCGGGAGGCTGGCCTGACAGCGaacccaaagaaatgccacccagggctgacggaagcccagtacctgggataccgcatcgGACGGGGAATGCTGAAGCCTCAACTAAAGAAGATcgaggctgtgaaggactaTCTGCGTCCGACATCGAAAAaccaggtacgtgccttcttgggattggcgggctactaccgcaggttcgtgcctaacttttctgctgtagcctctcccctctcagaccttacaaagaagggccagccagaccaggtgaggtggacagccgatgcagaaagggccttccaggccctaaaagGAGCCCTCACCGACaccctctgggcccaccaccgagcggcagtaggctcggagctgaggggggggtactgtcgcgaccGGCAGAGTGCCGGCGCACATaagaaggaaatcgctccttctccaactgccgcaccggcacgacgtgggcagcttcctgccgaacattccgccagccggaaggaccgccgcggcagggcggggctgacgcgactccggccagtgattggcggatccaacggggaagtcccaccactcaggcgacggcggaggaggataaaagggcacgcttccggccgggaaggggaggagaatatcgtagcgtcaagacggacacc gaggcacaagcgcggacgagaccgccggatagtgggagtcgcacacacggaggacgccggcccaggaaaacccccgccccgcctcgggaatcccgcctccgccccgagtagactccgccggccgtcacgcctccACAAAACACCGCGCTTatccacttataacccattcacttcaccctag